A part of Carassius carassius chromosome 4, fCarCar2.1, whole genome shotgun sequence genomic DNA contains:
- the LOC132139712 gene encoding ectonucleoside triphosphate diphosphohydrolase 2-like, giving the protein MASMGNQQQCQIITATAALFLAICGILLLVVPTEDVKEPPEFMYGIVLDAGSSHTAMFIYKWPADKPNGTGIVSQHSECHAKGGGISSYAGNRGGAARSLEECMEQAMQKIPKSRHKLTPLYLGATAGMRLLNISKPKESGEVLKEVGDKLKTYPFSFKGSSILSGQEEGAYGWVTVNYLLENYIKYGFVGKWLSPGRDTVGALDFGGASTQITFETKQMVENKDNLMKLRLYGRDYQIYTQSFLCYGRDQVLLRLLALLMETQGSYRSIVHPCYPAGHSDSIKLMTVFGTPCNERPPLYEPDVELQIKGTGNYDQCLGNVSHLFSFNNCSYSRCSFDKVFQPNITGNFMAFSAFFYTHSFLQEATGISIKSPEHLENAARVVCNMSFQEMNNKVKNQESRLKDYCAVSAFVQVLLLRGYGFDYLSFPHISFQKKAGDTSVGWSLGYMLNLSNLLPAEDVLLKKSLRSSAWGALITLFCFLLIMALYFLLRAIRKKGTDNGI; this is encoded by the exons TATGGAATAGTCCTGGATGCTGGATCCTCTCATACGGCCATGTTCATCTACAAATGGCCAGCAGACAAGCCGAACGGTACCGGCATAGTCAGTCAACACAGCGAGTGTCATGCCAAGG GAGGCGGGATCTCCAGTTATGCAGGTAACAGAGGAGGAGCAGCCCGTAGTCTTGAGGAATGCATGGAACAAGCCATGCAGAAGATCCCCAAGTCAAGACACAAACTCACCCCTTTGTATCTTGGGGCAACGGCAGGCATGAGACTACTGAA TATTTCTAAACCCAAAGAATCAGGTGAGGTTTTGAAGGAAGTGGGAGACAAACTAAAGACCTACCCATTCAGCTTCAAAGGGTCCAGTATCTTGAGTGGTCAAGAGGAGGGGGCTTATGGATGGGTCACAGTCAACTACCTGCTTGAGAATTACATCAAG TATGGTTTTGTGGGAAAATGGCTGTCTCCAGGCAGAGACACGGTTGGTGCTCTGGACTTTGGTGGAGCTTCTACTCAGATCACCTTTGAAACAAAACAGATGGTGGAGAACAAGGACAATCTGATGAAACTGCGGCTGTACGGACGAGACTATCAGATTTACACTCAGAGCTTTCTGTGTTATGGGAGAGACCAGGTGTTACTCAGACTGCTGGCACTTCTGATGGAG ACTCAGGGTTCATACCGCTCCATAGTACACCCCTGCTATCCTGCAGGTCACAGTGACTCCATAAAGCTGATGACTGTGTTTGGTACTCCATGCAATGAAAGACCACCTCTCTATGAACCTGATGTTGAGCTGCAAATCAAAGGCACAGGAAACTACGATCAATGCCTGGGAAATGTTTCTCATCTCTTTTCTTTTAACAATTGTTCTTATTCCAGATGCTCTTTTGACAAAGTCTTCCAGCCCAACATTACTGGAAATTTTATG GCATTTTCTGCATTTTTCTACACCCATTCCTTTCTTCAGGAAGCAACAGGCATCAGCATCAAGTCCCCAGAACATTTAGAGAACGCTGCCCGTGTGGTCTGCAACATGAGCTTTCAGGAG ATGAATAATAAGGTTAAGAATCAGGAAAGCCGTCTGAAGGACTACTGTGCAGTCTCTGCTTTTGTGCAGGTGCTACTGCTCAGGGGATATGGCTTTGATTATCTCTCCTTCCCGCACATCTCCTTCCAGAAGAAG GCAGGAGACACGTCTGTCGGCTGGTCCCTTGGCTACATGCTAAACCTAAGCAACCTGCTGCCTGCTGAAGATGTTTTACTGAAGAAATCACTGCGCTCAAGTGCCTGGGGTGCTCTGATTACCCTGTTTTGCTTTCTTCTTATTATGGCGCTATATTTTTTGTTGCGAGCCATTCGTAAGAAAGGCACTGACAATGGCATTTAA
- the LOC132130913 gene encoding negative elongation factor B-like, protein MFAGLPELGISNGEDLKETLTNCTEPLKAIDQFQMENGILLPTLQSALPFLDLHGTPRLEFHQSVFDELREKLMERVATIAEGKDEDRYIKLEELLEKSFPLVKMPSIQPIIMQVLKHLPKVPEKKLKQVMADKELYKVCAVEVKRQIWQDNQALFGDEVSPLLKQYIVEKEVALFSSDLSILHNFFSPSPKTRRQGEVVLKLTQMIGKNVKLYDMVLQFLRTLFLRTRNVHYCTLRAELLMSLHDLDVSEICSVDPCHKFSWCLDACIREKFVDAKRARELQGFLDGVKKGQEQVLGDLSMILCDPFACNTLVLSTVRNIQELLSQEALPRDSPDLLLLLRMLSLGQGAWDMIDSQVFKEPRMDLEVVTRFLPAVMSIVVDDYTFNVEQKLPSEEKTSLTYPTTLPETFSRYIQENRVACEIGLYYVLHIAKQRNKNALQRLLPSLVDTYNDMAFGDIFLHLLTGHLTLLSDEFGTEEFCAAVFDNFLLMSFSSKENVHRHCLRLLNHLHQKVLASYMETLMKTLEPPKQSSESVKELYTLLKEKLEASKKSPPEPEVAPSLDLSLHPVAVPSTPTTPL, encoded by the exons ATGTTTGCAGGTTTACCGGAGCTGGGAATATCCAATGGAGAAGATCTTAAAGAAACTCTGACTAACTGTACGGAACCCCTGAAAGCCATCGACCAGTTTCAG ATGGAAAATGGCATATTGTTGCCAACCCTACAGTCCGCATTGCCTTTCCTGGACCTTCACGGGACCCCACGGCTGGAGTTTCATCAGTCAGTCTTTGATGAACTTCGAGAAAAGCTGATGGAGCGTGTTGCCACCATTGCAGAAGGCAAGGATGAGGACAG ATACATAAAGCTGGAAGAGCTTCTTGAGAAAAGCTTCCCATTGGTGAAGATGCCATCCATCCAGCCAATCATCATGCAAGTGCTGAAACATCTGCCAAAG GTACCTGAGAAGAAGCTGAAGCAGGTGATGGCTGATAAAGAGCTGTACAAAGTCTGCGCAGTGGAGGTGAAGCGGCAGATTTGGCAAGACAATCAGGCTCTTTTTGGGGACGAGGTGTCTCCTCTGCTGAAACAGTATATTGTGGAGAAGGAAGTGGCTCTTTTCAGCAGTGACCTCTCCATCCTTCACAACTTTTTCAGTCCTTCACCCAAAACACGGCGACAGGGTGAA GTGGTGTTGAAGCTGACTCAGATGATTGGAAAGAATGTGAAGCTCTATGATATGGTGCTACAGTTCCTGCGGACGCTATTCCTGCGCACACGAAACGTACACTACTGCACCCTGCGAGCCGAGCTGCTCATGTCCCTTCATGACCTCGACGTCAGTGAAATCTGTTCAGTCGACCCCTGTCACAAG TTTTCTTGGTGTTTGGATGCCTGCATCAGGGAAAAGTTTGTGGATGCCAAACGGGCTCGAGAGTTACAAGGCTTCCTGGATGGGGTGAAGAAAGGGCAGGAGCAAGTGCTAGG TGATCTGTCTATGATCCTATGTGACCCATTTGCCTGTAACACACTAGTGTTGAGTACCGTGAGGAACATTCAAGAGCTACTGAGCCAGGAAGCCCTGCCCAGA GACAGCCCTGACCTTCTCCTCCTGCTGCGGATGCTTTCTCTTGGCCAGGGTGCCTGGGATATGATTGACAGCCAGGTTTTTAAAGAGCCCCGAATG GATTTGGAGGTGGTAACACGTTTTCTGCCTGCCGTGATGTCAATAGTGGTGGATGACTACACGTTCAATGTGGAGCAGAAACTACCGAGTGAGGAGAAAACCTCTCTGACGTACCCCACCACCCTGCCTGAAACCTTCTCTAG GTATATACAGGAAAACAGGGTGGCGTGTGAGATCGGTCTTTATTATGTGCTTCATATTGCTAAGCAGAGGAATAAAAATGCTTTACAGCGGCTTCTGCCTTCACTGG ttGATACCTATAATGACATGGCATTCGGAGACATCTTTCTTCATCTTCTCACTGGCCATCTGACTCTTCTCTCTGATGAATTTGGAACAGAGGAATTTTGTGCTGCTGTCTTTGATAACTTCCTCCTCATGTCTTTCTCTAG TAAGGAGAATGTTCACAGACACTGTCTTCGCTTATTGAATCATCTCCATCAGAAGGTACTGGCGTCCTACATGGAGACATTAATGAAGACACTTGAACCAccaaaacag AGCAGTGAGTCAGTGAAGGAACTTTATACCCTGTTGAAGGAGAAGCTCGAAGCTTCTAAGAAAAGCCCCCCAGAACCAGAAGTAGCCCCTTCCCTGGATCTCAGCCTTCACCCTGTCGCTGTACCCTCCACCCCTACAACCCCTCTTTGA